In Kryptolebias marmoratus isolate JLee-2015 linkage group LG4, ASM164957v2, whole genome shotgun sequence, the following proteins share a genomic window:
- the lg4h3orf14 gene encoding uncharacterized protein C3orf14 homolog isoform X6 — MKVVQQTAYKTESRAAGADDGPQKSADHPERAAAEEEGSCSQQEHFSAAGFTEDRRLHQKKTDAPPKPASYGGTAASLLS; from the exons ATGAAGGTAGTCCAGCAAACTGCG TATAAGAcagagagcagagctgctggagCAGATGACGGTCCGCAGAAATCAGCTGATCATCCAGaaagagcagcagctgaagaagaggGAAGCTGCTCGCAGCAGGAACACTTCTCTGCTGCAG GATTTACAGAAGATAGAAGATTGCATCAGAAGAAGACAGATGCCCCACCCAAACCTGCTAGCTATGGAG GTACCGCGGCTTCACTGCTCTCCTAA
- the lg4h3orf14 gene encoding uncharacterized protein C3orf14 homolog isoform X3, translating into MCTEQSSFRVCLFLLCETSIRQRAELLEQMTVRRNQLIIQKEQQLKKREAARSRNTSLLQDLQKIEDCIRRRQMPHPNLLAMEVPRLHCSPKDAGPKYPDSPLCPAPPQPCGQM; encoded by the exons ATGTGCACAGAACAATCATCtttcagagtttgtttgtttttgctgtgtgaAACCAGTATAAGAcagagagcagagctgctggagCAGATGACGGTCCGCAGAAATCAGCTGATCATCCAGaaagagcagcagctgaagaagaggGAAGCTGCTCGCAGCAGGAACACTTCTCTGCTGCAG GATTTACAGAAGATAGAAGATTGCATCAGAAGAAGACAGATGCCCCACCCAAACCTGCTAGCTATGGAG GTACCGCGGCTTCACTGCTCTCCTAAAGATGCAGGTCCCAAATATCCTGACAGTCCATTGTGTCCTGCACCGCCACAACCTTGTGGCCAAATGTGA